A region from the Candidatus Deferrimicrobiaceae bacterium genome encodes:
- a CDS encoding isoprenyl transferase, with the protein MKSGGPPSSALPRHVAIIMDGNGRWARLRGLPRVEGHRMGIRSVRAVVECAREIGIPCLTLYAFSSENWGRPRTEVTTLMGLLREFLVRELPDLNKHGIRLKVIGEAWQLPLSVREVLDRTLAMTAGNSDMTLILALSYAGRDEIVRAARKLAADAAAGKIAPEAITPEEFAGRLDTAGIPDPDLVIRTSGEVRVSNFLLWQAAYAEFVFTDVLWPDFGKPEFLAALEEYSRRDRRFGLTGEQGQSSPGNS; encoded by the coding sequence ATGAAAAGCGGCGGACCCCCTTCCTCCGCCCTCCCGCGCCACGTGGCCATCATCATGGATGGAAACGGGCGTTGGGCCAGACTTCGCGGCCTTCCGCGCGTCGAAGGGCACCGGATGGGCATCCGTTCCGTCCGGGCGGTCGTCGAATGCGCGCGGGAAATCGGCATTCCCTGTCTCACGCTGTACGCGTTCTCCTCGGAAAACTGGGGGCGGCCCCGGACCGAGGTGACCACCCTGATGGGGCTCCTCCGGGAGTTCCTGGTCCGGGAACTCCCGGATCTCAACAAGCACGGGATCCGGCTGAAGGTCATCGGGGAGGCATGGCAGCTCCCCCTCTCCGTGCGGGAGGTGCTCGACCGGACGCTGGCGATGACCGCGGGGAACAGCGACATGACACTGATCCTGGCGCTGTCCTACGCCGGCAGGGACGAGATCGTGCGGGCGGCCAGGAAACTGGCCGCGGACGCGGCGGCGGGGAAGATCGCCCCCGAGGCGATTACCCCCGAGGAGTTCGCCGGCAGGCTGGACACGGCCGGGATCCCCGATCCGGACCTGGTGATCCGGACCAGCGGGGAAGTACGGGTCAGCAATTTCCTCCTGTGGCAGGCGGCGTACGCGGAGTTCGTCTTCACCGACGTCCTATGGCCCGATTTCGGGAAGCCGGAGTTTCTTGCCGCTCTCGAGGAATATTCGCGTCGCGACCGCCGTTTCGGACTGACGGGGGAGCAGGGGCAGAGCTCCCCCGGCAACTCGTGA
- a CDS encoding phosphatidate cytidylyltransferase: MLGKRVLTAVVLLPPLVAAVMFGKGWPFLLVVGTVTLLCAAEYFGLFFPGARDRWSGVAVTGLVYASAVLLPFRTAWAAVLCCVALAAFPFLAGGQPPSEKARGAALAALGAVYIGGFLSAYPRTLALPAGEHWIFLGLVAVFAGDIFAYFVGKAWGRRRLSPTISPNKTVEGSFGGLTASIVFGTGYGVLFLPGVPPWFLCLASAVVGVAGQAGDLFESLLKRAAGVKDSGALLPGHGGMFDRADAVISAGPVLYLLAQLAPLWGGRG, encoded by the coding sequence GTGCTCGGGAAACGGGTCCTCACCGCGGTCGTTCTGTTGCCCCCCCTGGTGGCGGCGGTGATGTTCGGAAAGGGGTGGCCCTTCCTCCTGGTGGTGGGGACGGTGACCCTCCTGTGCGCCGCCGAGTATTTCGGGCTGTTTTTCCCCGGCGCCCGGGACCGGTGGTCCGGCGTGGCGGTGACCGGCCTGGTCTACGCAAGCGCGGTCCTCCTTCCGTTCCGCACGGCGTGGGCAGCCGTGCTGTGCTGCGTCGCGCTGGCCGCGTTCCCCTTCCTCGCGGGCGGTCAACCTCCTTCGGAGAAGGCGCGGGGTGCCGCGCTCGCGGCGCTCGGCGCGGTCTACATCGGGGGATTCCTCTCCGCGTATCCCCGAACCCTCGCGCTTCCCGCCGGAGAACACTGGATCTTCCTGGGCCTCGTGGCGGTCTTCGCGGGGGACATCTTCGCCTATTTCGTCGGGAAGGCATGGGGAAGGAGGCGCCTCTCCCCGACGATCTCTCCGAACAAGACGGTCGAGGGCTCCTTCGGGGGGCTGACGGCGAGCATCGTCTTCGGCACCGGCTACGGGGTTCTGTTCCTCCCGGGGGTTCCCCCCTGGTTCCTTTGCCTTGCCTCCGCGGTCGTAGGGGTCGCAGGGCAGGCGGGGGATCTCTTCGAGTCGCTCCTCAAGCGCGCCGCGGGGGTGAAGGACAGCGGGGCGCTTTTGCCCGGGCACGGCGGGATGTTCGACCGCGCGGACGCCGTCATCTCCGCGGGGCCGGTGCTGTACCTGCTCGCGCAGCTCGCTCCGCTATGGGGGGGGAGGGGATGA